The following are encoded together in the Thunnus maccoyii chromosome 18, fThuMac1.1, whole genome shotgun sequence genome:
- the itgb3a gene encoding integrin beta-3a codes for MRQGFVTKHAFSQVKNEERRLSYEVNKPRGNRRLMSSRLRYTAAMGTLLHRLLIIFFVASESKVHGSNICTSRGVTTCQQCLAVHPSCAWCSQEEFGKGGHSESRCDLKQNLLDGGCREKALEFPSSTMTIGKDAPLSDKASGTADDVTQIKPQKLHMVLRSGDAKRFTVSVKQVEDYPVDLYYLMDLSYSMKDDLARLRTLGNELAIAMGRTTSNLRMGFGAFVDKTMSPYMYIFPPEAVENPCYGSGDTCQAQFGFKNVLSLTEKVARFTEEVEKQQVSRNRDAPEGGFDAVMQAVVCKDKIGWRPDASHLLVFTTDAKTHIALDGRIAGIVQPNDGLCHLGSDNIYNKSTVLDYPSLALMTEKMSENNINLIFAVTNYVVPLYKEYSKLIPGTTVGTLSDDSGNVIQLIEEAYAKIRSKVELELIGVPEELNLSFNATCLNGEVIPGLKSCTGLKIGDTVSFSVEAQLRGCPKEKSRTFTIKPLGFKDSLEVTVEFACGCNCEAKAEPNSPLCSNGNGTYECGVCQCHQGRLGPRCECSVEDYSPSDDANCIPKPGSPICGGRGDCLCGQCSCHANGFGQVWGKYCECDDFNCLRFKGALCSDHGKCNCGFCQCDSGWEGENCNCTTRKDTCRTSMGVCSGRGNCECGVCQCTQPGAYGATCEKCPTCPDSCTIKEACVECQHFQRGQYMKDESCNKICRNEIKLVDELVFHDSNAVNCSYKDVEDCIVHFQYYEDDSGKSILFVVKEPECPEGPDTLVVLMAVAGAILLLGLVGLLIWKLLVTIHDRREFARFEEERAKAKWDTANNPLYKGATSTFTNVAYRGT; via the exons ATGAGGCAAGGCTTTGTGACCAAACATGCGTTTAGTCAAGTCAAGAATGAGGAAAGGCGTTTAAGTTACGAAGTGAACAAGCCCAGAGGGAACAGACGACTCATGTCAAGTCGGCTCCGTTACACTGCAGCCATGGGAACTCTTTTACACCGTCTACTGATAATCTTCTTTGTGGCATCGGAATCAAAAGTTCACG GTTCCAACATCTGCACATCACGAGGAGTCACTACTTGTCAACAGTGTTTGGCTGTTCACCCCAGCTGTGCTTGGTGCTCTCAGGAG GAATTTGGGAAGGGAGGGCACAGTGAATCCCGCTGTGACTTGAAGCAGAATCTGCTGGATGGAGGGTGCCGTGAAAAGGCTCTGGAATTTCCCTCCAGCACCATGACTATCGGGAAGGACGCTCCGCTCAGTGACAAGGCCTCAGGGACAGCCGACGATGTGACTCAGATAAAGCCTCAGAAACTCCATATGGTGCTAAGATCAG GTGATGCCAAGCGCTTCACTGTGTCAGTGAAACAGGTGGAGGATTACCCAGTGGACCTCTACTATCTGATGGATCTTTCATATTCAATGAAGGATGACTTGGCTCGCCTTCGTACCTTGGGCAATGAGCTGGCCATAGCCATGGGCCGGACCACAAGCAACCTGCGCATGGGGTTTGGAGCCTTTGTGGATAAGACCATGTCCCCTTACATGTACATCTTTCCTCCAGAGGCAGTGGAAAACCCTTGCTATGG GAGTGGCGACACATGCCAAGCTCAATTTGGGTTCAAGAATGTGCTGTCACTGACGGAGAAGGTAGCGCGCTTCACTGAGGAGGTGGAGAAACAGCAGGTGTCTAGAAATAGAGACGCTCCAGAGGGTGGATTTGATGCTGTCATGCAGGCAGTGGTGTGCAag GACAAGATTGGCTGGCGTCCAGATGCCTCGCACCTTCTGGTGTTCACCACTGATGCCAAAACTCACATTGCTCTGGATGGACGTATTGCTGGCATCGTCCAGCCCAATGATGGACTGTGTCACCTTGGTAGTgacaacatttacaacaaatcTACTGTACTG GATTATCCCTCTTTGGCACTTATGACtgagaaaatgtctgaaaacaacattaatttaatttttgctgTGACCAACTATGTAGTGCCACTCTACAAG GAGTACAGTAAGCTCATTCCAGGCACAACTGTGGGAACGCTGTCCGATGATTCTGGGAATGTTATTCAGCTCATTGAGGAGGCTTATGCT AAAATTCGCTCCAAAGTGGAGCTGGAGCTGATTGGAGTCCCAGAAGAGTTGAATCTCTCCTTCAATGCCACTTGCCTGAATGGAGAGGTCATCCCTGGACTTAAGTCTTGCACTGGCCTTAAGATCGGAGACACG GTGTCATTCAGCGTGGAGGCACAGCTGCGTGGCTGCCCCAAGGAGAAGAGCCGCACTTTTACTATCAAACCTCTAGGCTTCAAGGATTCCCTGGAGGTCACGGTGGAGTTTGCCTGTGGATGCAACTGTGAGGCAAAGGCCGAACCCAACAGCCCCCTCTGTAGCAACGGCAACGGTACCTACGAGTGCGGCGTGTGTCAGTGTCACCAGGGTCGCCTTGGCCCACGATGTGAGTGCTCAGTGGAGGACTACAGTCCCTCTGATGATGCCAATTGCATCCCAAAGCCGGGGAGCCCTATCTGCGGTGGGAGAGGCGACTGTTTGTGCGGACAGTGCTCCTGCCACGCAAATGGGTTTGGTCAGGTGTGGGGCAAATACTGCGAGTGTGACGATTTCAACTGCCTGCGCTTCAAAGGGGCACTGTGCTCTG ATCATGGGAAGTGTAACTGTGGGTTTTGCCAGTGTGATTCTGGATGGGAAGGAGAAAACTGTAACTGCACCACGCGCAAAGACACCTGCAGGACCAGCATGGGCGTGTGCAGCGGCCGTGGTAACTGTGAGTGTGGAGTGTGTCAGTGCACTCAGCCTGGTGCCTACGGAGCCACCTGTGAAAAATGCCCCACCTGTCCTGATTCCTGCACTATTAAAGA GGCGTGTGTCGAGTGTCAACACTTCCAGAGAGGACAGTACATGAAAGACGAGAGCTGCAATAAAATCTGcagaaatgaaattaaacttgTGGATGAACTGG TTTTCCATGATAGCAATGCAGTGAACTGCTCCTACAAAGATGTGGAGGACTGCATTGTGCACTTCCAGTATTATGAAGATGATAGTGGCAAATCCATACTCTTTGTGGTAAAAGAGCCAG AGTGCCCTGAGGGTCCTGACACCTTGGTGGTGCTCATGGCGGTGGCCGGAGCCATTCTGTTACTGGGCCTGGTTGGCCTGCTCATTTGGAAACTGCTGGTCACCATCCACGACCGCAGAGAGTTTGCCAGGTTTGAGGAGGAAAGAGCCAAAGCCAAATGGGATACG GCTAACAATCCTCTGTATAAAGGAGCCACGTCTACCTTCACCAACGTAGCATACCGAGGCACCTAA
- the mettl2a gene encoding tRNA N(3)-methylcytidine methyltransferase METTL2, with amino-acid sequence MAAPHAVVGVEGDSSESGLILSDSSTGDVKRPQFGTRFLTDPRQVFQHNAWDNVEWTEEQEAAAKKKVLENSQPLPAEKQEDYDCRANEYWNDFYTIHENRFFKDRHWLFTEFPELAPQCGLNHESHPEVSGTDDRQSGDAAALPHADGDFPGSSATYRILEVGCGVGNTVFPILKTNNDPGLFVYCCDFSSTAVELVKTNPEYDPGRCFAFVHDLSDEEANYPVPDGSLDVIVLIFVLSALHPDKMQASISRLARLLKPGGVMLLRDYGRYDMAQLRFKKGRCLSENFYVRGDGTRVYFFTQDELHEMFTEAGLEKVQNLVDRRLQVNRGKQLTMYRVWIQCKYRKALVQPPETQG; translated from the exons ATGGCGGCGCCCCATGCCGTGGTCGGGGTGGAGGGAGACAGCAGTGAATCGGGGCTTATTTTATCAGATTCATCCACCGGAGACGTGAAGCGACCTCAGTTCGGGACACGTTTCCTCACAGACCCGCGGCAGGTCTTCCAGCACAACGCCTG GGACAATGTGGAGTGGACCGAGGAGCAAGAAGCAGCTGCCAAGAAGAAAGTGCTAGAAAACAGTCAGCCGCTGCCTGCAGAGAAACAAG AGGACTATGACTGCCGGGCCAATGAGTACTGGAATGATTTCTACACAATACATGAAAATCGCTTCTTCAAAGACCGTCACTGGCTCTTCACAGAGTTCCCAGAGTTGGCCCCACAGTGCGGCCTTAACCACGAATCCCATCCTGAAGTCTCCGGCACAGATGACCGACAAAGCGGGGACGCTGCGGCTCTGCCTCACGCCGATGGTGACTTCCCCGGCTCCTCTGCCACGTATCGCATTCTGGAG GTTGGCTGTGGTGTGGGCAACACAGTGTTTCCAATCCTGAAGACCAACAA TGACCCGGGACTCTTTGTGTACTGCTGTGATTTCTCTAGCACTGCTGTGGAGTTAGTCAAG ACTAATCCAGAGTACGACCCTGGGCGCTGCTTCGCCTTTGTTCACGACTTGAGTGATGAGGAAGCCAATTACCCCGTCCCAGATGGAAGCCTTGATGTTATAGTGCTAATCTTTGTGCTATCAGCGTTGCATCCTGACAA GATGCAGGCATCCATCAGTAGATTAGCGCGGCTGCTGAAGCCCGGGGGAGTGATGCTGCTCAGGGACTACGGACGCTACGATATGGCACAGCTGCGCTTCAAGAAGG GAAGGTGTCTGTCAGAAAACTTTTACGTCCGTGGTGATGGAACAAGAGTATATTTCTTTACtcaag ATGAGCTCCATGAGATGTTCACGGAGGCAGGACTTGAGAAAGTGCAGAACCTCGTGGATCGAAGGCTACAGGtgaacagagggaaacagctcaCCATGTACAGGGTGTGGATCCAGTGCAAGTACCGCAAAGCTCTCGTTCAGCCACCTGAGACGCAGGGCTGA